A genomic region of Denticeps clupeoides chromosome 9, fDenClu1.1, whole genome shotgun sequence contains the following coding sequences:
- the glra2 gene encoding glycine receptor subunit alpha-2 isoform X2, whose amino-acid sequence MNRLFVHIFSAVFASLLGINNFGVMDAKEHDSRSGRGSTMTLMSPSDFLDKLMGKTSGYDARIRPNFKGPPVNVTCNIFINSFGSVTETTMDYRVNIFLRQTWNDPRLSYSEYPDSSLDLDPSMLDSIWKPDLFFANEKGANFHDVTTDNKLLRIFKDGTVLYSIRLTLILSCPMDLKNFPMDGQTCTMQLESFGYTMNDLIFEWMDNSPVQVAEGLTLPQFIMRDEKELGYCTKHYNTGKFTCIEVKFHLERQMGYYLIQMYIPSLLIVILSWVSFWINMDAAPARVALGITTVLTMTTQSSGSRASLPKVSYVKAIDIWMAVCLLFVFAALLEYAGVNFVSRQQKEFLRLRRRQRRGPKDDDIKEGRFNFTGYAVGHCLQIKDGTAIKSPATNAATPQPPTKDADNVKKKFVDRAKRIDTISRAAFPLAFLIFNIFYWITYKIIRHEDIHKK is encoded by the exons ATGAATCGCCtttttgtgcacattttctCGGCTGTGTTCGCATCTTTACTTGGGATTAACAACTTCGG GGTGATGGATGCGAAGGAGCACGACTCCCGATCAGGAAGAGGCTCTACAATGACGCTTATGTCTCCCTCTGATTTCTTAGACAAATTAATGGGGAAGACATCAGGCTATGATGCACGAATCCGACCCAACTTCAAAG GTCCTCCCGTAAACGTTACATGCAATATTTTTATCAACAGTTTCGGCTCTGTCACAGAGACCACTATG GACTACAGAGTAAACATCTTCTTGAGACAGACGTGGAATGACCCACGGCTCTCATACAGCGAATACCCAGACTCGTCACTGGATCTGGACCCATCCATGTTGGACTCTATTTGGAAACCTGACCTCTTCTTTGCCAACGAGAAGGGTGCCAACTTTCACGATGTTACCACGGATAACAAACTCCTGAGGATCTTTAAAGATGGCACTGTGTTGTACAGCATCAG GCTGACCCTTATCCTGTCTTGTCCAATGGATCTCAAGAACTTTCCCATGGACGGGCAGACGTGTACAATGCAGCTGGAAAGCT TCGGTTACACCATGAACGATCTGATCTTTGAGTGGATGGACAACAGCCCTGTCCAGGTTGCAGAAGGCCTGACTCTGCCGCAGTTCATCATGAGAGATGAGAAGGAGCTGGGCTACTGCACTAAACACTACAACACAG GTAAATTCACCTGTATTGAGGTGAAGTTCCATCTGGAGAGACAGATGGGCTACTACCTGATCCAGATGTACATCCCCAGCCTGCTGATTGTCATCCTGTCCTGGGTGTCCTTCTGGATCAACATGGACGCCGCGCCTGCCAGAGTTGCTCTGGGCATCACCACTGTGCTCACCATGACAACGCAGAGTTCAGGCTCCCGAGCCTCGCTGCCAAAA GTCTCCTACGTGAAGGCCATCGACATCTGGATGGCCGTGTGTCTTCTGTTCGTGTTCGCCGCCCTGCTGGAGTACGCAGGGGTGAACTTCGTCTCCCGGCAGCAGAAGGAGTTCCTGCGTTTGAGGCGGAGACAGAGGCGGGGCCCTAAG GACGATGACATCAAGGAGGGACGTTTTAACTTCACCGGGTACGCCGTGGGTCACTGTCTGCAGATAAAGGACGGTACGGCTATTAAAAGTCCCGCGACCAACGCTGCCACGccacagccaccaacaaagGATGCAGATAACGTGAAGAAGAAGTTTGTGGACCGAGCCAAGAGGATCGACACCATCTCCAGAGCGGCCTTCCCGCTCGCCTTCCTCATTTTCAACATCTTCTACTGGATTACCTACAAGATCATCCGGCACGAAGACATCCACAAGAAGTAG
- the glra2 gene encoding glycine receptor subunit alpha-2 isoform X1, with protein sequence MNRLFVHIFSAVFASLLGINNFGVMDAKEHDSRSGRGSTMTLMSPSDFLDKLMGKTSGYDARIRPNFKGPPVNVTCNIFINSFGSIAETTMDYRVNIFLRQTWNDPRLSYSEYPDSSLDLDPSMLDSIWKPDLFFANEKGANFHDVTTDNKLLRIFKDGTVLYSIRLTLILSCPMDLKNFPMDGQTCTMQLESFGYTMNDLIFEWMDNSPVQVAEGLTLPQFIMRDEKELGYCTKHYNTGKFTCIEVKFHLERQMGYYLIQMYIPSLLIVILSWVSFWINMDAAPARVALGITTVLTMTTQSSGSRASLPKVSYVKAIDIWMAVCLLFVFAALLEYAGVNFVSRQQKEFLRLRRRQRRGPKDDDIKEGRFNFTGYAVGHCLQIKDGTAIKSPATNAATPQPPTKDADNVKKKFVDRAKRIDTISRAAFPLAFLIFNIFYWITYKIIRHEDIHKK encoded by the exons ATGAATCGCCtttttgtgcacattttctCGGCTGTGTTCGCATCTTTACTTGGGATTAACAACTTCGG GGTGATGGATGCGAAGGAGCACGACTCCCGATCAGGAAGAGGCTCTACAATGACGCTTATGTCTCCCTCTGATTTCTTAGACAAATTAATGGGGAAGACATCAGGCTATGATGCACGAATCCGACCCAACTTCAAAG GTCCACCAGTAAATGTTACCTGCAACATATTTATCAACAGCTTTGGCTCAATAGCCGAGACCACAATG GACTACAGAGTAAACATCTTCTTGAGACAGACGTGGAATGACCCACGGCTCTCATACAGCGAATACCCAGACTCGTCACTGGATCTGGACCCATCCATGTTGGACTCTATTTGGAAACCTGACCTCTTCTTTGCCAACGAGAAGGGTGCCAACTTTCACGATGTTACCACGGATAACAAACTCCTGAGGATCTTTAAAGATGGCACTGTGTTGTACAGCATCAG GCTGACCCTTATCCTGTCTTGTCCAATGGATCTCAAGAACTTTCCCATGGACGGGCAGACGTGTACAATGCAGCTGGAAAGCT TCGGTTACACCATGAACGATCTGATCTTTGAGTGGATGGACAACAGCCCTGTCCAGGTTGCAGAAGGCCTGACTCTGCCGCAGTTCATCATGAGAGATGAGAAGGAGCTGGGCTACTGCACTAAACACTACAACACAG GTAAATTCACCTGTATTGAGGTGAAGTTCCATCTGGAGAGACAGATGGGCTACTACCTGATCCAGATGTACATCCCCAGCCTGCTGATTGTCATCCTGTCCTGGGTGTCCTTCTGGATCAACATGGACGCCGCGCCTGCCAGAGTTGCTCTGGGCATCACCACTGTGCTCACCATGACAACGCAGAGTTCAGGCTCCCGAGCCTCGCTGCCAAAA GTCTCCTACGTGAAGGCCATCGACATCTGGATGGCCGTGTGTCTTCTGTTCGTGTTCGCCGCCCTGCTGGAGTACGCAGGGGTGAACTTCGTCTCCCGGCAGCAGAAGGAGTTCCTGCGTTTGAGGCGGAGACAGAGGCGGGGCCCTAAG GACGATGACATCAAGGAGGGACGTTTTAACTTCACCGGGTACGCCGTGGGTCACTGTCTGCAGATAAAGGACGGTACGGCTATTAAAAGTCCCGCGACCAACGCTGCCACGccacagccaccaacaaagGATGCAGATAACGTGAAGAAGAAGTTTGTGGACCGAGCCAAGAGGATCGACACCATCTCCAGAGCGGCCTTCCCGCTCGCCTTCCTCATTTTCAACATCTTCTACTGGATTACCTACAAGATCATCCGGCACGAAGACATCCACAAGAAGTAG
- the glra2 gene encoding glycine receptor subunit alpha-2 isoform X4: MMHESDPTSKDYRVNIFLRQTWNDPRLSYSEYPDSSLDLDPSMLDSIWKPDLFFANEKGANFHDVTTDNKLLRIFKDGTVLYSIRLTLILSCPMDLKNFPMDGQTCTMQLESFGYTMNDLIFEWMDNSPVQVAEGLTLPQFIMRDEKELGYCTKHYNTGKFTCIEVKFHLERQMGYYLIQMYIPSLLIVILSWVSFWINMDAAPARVALGITTVLTMTTQSSGSRASLPKVSYVKAIDIWMAVCLLFVFAALLEYAGVNFVSRQQKEFLRLRRRQRRGPKDDDIKEGRFNFTGYAVGHCLQIKDGTAIKSPATNAATPQPPTKDADNVKKKFVDRAKRIDTISRAAFPLAFLIFNIFYWITYKIIRHEDIHKK; the protein is encoded by the exons ATGATGCACGAATCCGACCCAACTTCAAAG GACTACAGAGTAAACATCTTCTTGAGACAGACGTGGAATGACCCACGGCTCTCATACAGCGAATACCCAGACTCGTCACTGGATCTGGACCCATCCATGTTGGACTCTATTTGGAAACCTGACCTCTTCTTTGCCAACGAGAAGGGTGCCAACTTTCACGATGTTACCACGGATAACAAACTCCTGAGGATCTTTAAAGATGGCACTGTGTTGTACAGCATCAG GCTGACCCTTATCCTGTCTTGTCCAATGGATCTCAAGAACTTTCCCATGGACGGGCAGACGTGTACAATGCAGCTGGAAAGCT TCGGTTACACCATGAACGATCTGATCTTTGAGTGGATGGACAACAGCCCTGTCCAGGTTGCAGAAGGCCTGACTCTGCCGCAGTTCATCATGAGAGATGAGAAGGAGCTGGGCTACTGCACTAAACACTACAACACAG GTAAATTCACCTGTATTGAGGTGAAGTTCCATCTGGAGAGACAGATGGGCTACTACCTGATCCAGATGTACATCCCCAGCCTGCTGATTGTCATCCTGTCCTGGGTGTCCTTCTGGATCAACATGGACGCCGCGCCTGCCAGAGTTGCTCTGGGCATCACCACTGTGCTCACCATGACAACGCAGAGTTCAGGCTCCCGAGCCTCGCTGCCAAAA GTCTCCTACGTGAAGGCCATCGACATCTGGATGGCCGTGTGTCTTCTGTTCGTGTTCGCCGCCCTGCTGGAGTACGCAGGGGTGAACTTCGTCTCCCGGCAGCAGAAGGAGTTCCTGCGTTTGAGGCGGAGACAGAGGCGGGGCCCTAAG GACGATGACATCAAGGAGGGACGTTTTAACTTCACCGGGTACGCCGTGGGTCACTGTCTGCAGATAAAGGACGGTACGGCTATTAAAAGTCCCGCGACCAACGCTGCCACGccacagccaccaacaaagGATGCAGATAACGTGAAGAAGAAGTTTGTGGACCGAGCCAAGAGGATCGACACCATCTCCAGAGCGGCCTTCCCGCTCGCCTTCCTCATTTTCAACATCTTCTACTGGATTACCTACAAGATCATCCGGCACGAAGACATCCACAAGAAGTAG
- the glra2 gene encoding glycine receptor subunit alpha-2 isoform X3, with protein MQYFYQQFRLCHRDHYGPPVNVTCNIFINSFGSIAETTMDYRVNIFLRQTWNDPRLSYSEYPDSSLDLDPSMLDSIWKPDLFFANEKGANFHDVTTDNKLLRIFKDGTVLYSIRLTLILSCPMDLKNFPMDGQTCTMQLESFGYTMNDLIFEWMDNSPVQVAEGLTLPQFIMRDEKELGYCTKHYNTGKFTCIEVKFHLERQMGYYLIQMYIPSLLIVILSWVSFWINMDAAPARVALGITTVLTMTTQSSGSRASLPKVSYVKAIDIWMAVCLLFVFAALLEYAGVNFVSRQQKEFLRLRRRQRRGPKDDDIKEGRFNFTGYAVGHCLQIKDGTAIKSPATNAATPQPPTKDADNVKKKFVDRAKRIDTISRAAFPLAFLIFNIFYWITYKIIRHEDIHKK; from the exons ATGCAATATTTTTATCAACAGTTTCGGCTCTGTCACAGAGACCACTATG GTCCACCAGTAAATGTTACCTGCAACATATTTATCAACAGCTTTGGCTCAATAGCCGAGACCACAATG GACTACAGAGTAAACATCTTCTTGAGACAGACGTGGAATGACCCACGGCTCTCATACAGCGAATACCCAGACTCGTCACTGGATCTGGACCCATCCATGTTGGACTCTATTTGGAAACCTGACCTCTTCTTTGCCAACGAGAAGGGTGCCAACTTTCACGATGTTACCACGGATAACAAACTCCTGAGGATCTTTAAAGATGGCACTGTGTTGTACAGCATCAG GCTGACCCTTATCCTGTCTTGTCCAATGGATCTCAAGAACTTTCCCATGGACGGGCAGACGTGTACAATGCAGCTGGAAAGCT TCGGTTACACCATGAACGATCTGATCTTTGAGTGGATGGACAACAGCCCTGTCCAGGTTGCAGAAGGCCTGACTCTGCCGCAGTTCATCATGAGAGATGAGAAGGAGCTGGGCTACTGCACTAAACACTACAACACAG GTAAATTCACCTGTATTGAGGTGAAGTTCCATCTGGAGAGACAGATGGGCTACTACCTGATCCAGATGTACATCCCCAGCCTGCTGATTGTCATCCTGTCCTGGGTGTCCTTCTGGATCAACATGGACGCCGCGCCTGCCAGAGTTGCTCTGGGCATCACCACTGTGCTCACCATGACAACGCAGAGTTCAGGCTCCCGAGCCTCGCTGCCAAAA GTCTCCTACGTGAAGGCCATCGACATCTGGATGGCCGTGTGTCTTCTGTTCGTGTTCGCCGCCCTGCTGGAGTACGCAGGGGTGAACTTCGTCTCCCGGCAGCAGAAGGAGTTCCTGCGTTTGAGGCGGAGACAGAGGCGGGGCCCTAAG GACGATGACATCAAGGAGGGACGTTTTAACTTCACCGGGTACGCCGTGGGTCACTGTCTGCAGATAAAGGACGGTACGGCTATTAAAAGTCCCGCGACCAACGCTGCCACGccacagccaccaacaaagGATGCAGATAACGTGAAGAAGAAGTTTGTGGACCGAGCCAAGAGGATCGACACCATCTCCAGAGCGGCCTTCCCGCTCGCCTTCCTCATTTTCAACATCTTCTACTGGATTACCTACAAGATCATCCGGCACGAAGACATCCACAAGAAGTAG